From a region of the Thermomicrobium roseum DSM 5159 genome:
- a CDS encoding cation:proton antiporter, which yields MEREAIFLVFLIVVAAAVLLGLVSARLRQPVIMGYLVAGLLLGRLLEGRHIDPAIIQAFADFGVSFLMFSLGVHFSFRELIELRRIVIRGGLLQIGLTLMVAFLIFRALGLTTAQAFVLAELSAISSSVIGFTLMELRGTLNQPAARPTAAILLAQDIAVVPLVAIIPALVGSDLVDVVLGLGKSIALAVVALLTIAVLGIRIVPWLLFQIARVGSRELFLLAVVLLAIGTAVGSEWAGLSFALGAFLAGIVVSESEFSYQVLGGILPLRDVFGVMFFAALGLLADPIALLRSWPIALAILIVVTVIKGFLAAGVVAFLGYSPSVAIRSGAFLAQIGEFSFVLGLLGLQVGILDHTLYNAMIGAAIASLLLNTFLLTLTERARWLLEPPLRLVGRPAALHEIDSGASSSSPLRGHVVIAGYGRSGREVGRVLQRRRFRFVVIDRDPVLVRDLRRLGIQAIYGDVANEQVLLAAHITTARVFVVAVPDAFAAEAAVRLARTLNPTLDIIARADRRAFVARLVEAGATEVVHPSFEAGLEMVRHTLHRFGMSMQEIQAIVAARRIDYYEEQGHLTE from the coding sequence GTGGAACGCGAAGCCATTTTTCTCGTCTTCTTGATCGTCGTCGCCGCAGCCGTCCTGCTCGGTCTGGTGTCCGCCCGGCTGCGGCAACCGGTCATCATGGGTTACCTCGTCGCTGGGCTCTTGCTCGGTCGCCTCTTGGAGGGTCGGCACATCGATCCCGCGATCATTCAAGCTTTCGCTGATTTCGGTGTGAGCTTTCTCATGTTCTCGCTCGGCGTCCACTTCTCCTTTCGGGAGCTGATCGAGTTACGCCGTATCGTCATTCGTGGGGGACTCCTCCAGATCGGCCTGACGCTCATGGTTGCATTCCTCATCTTTCGCGCATTGGGCCTCACCACCGCACAAGCGTTCGTGCTCGCTGAACTCTCAGCGATCTCCAGTTCGGTGATCGGTTTCACGCTCATGGAACTGCGGGGCACCTTGAACCAACCAGCCGCACGCCCGACCGCAGCGATCCTGCTCGCCCAAGATATCGCGGTGGTGCCGTTGGTCGCGATCATTCCCGCGCTCGTCGGTTCCGACCTCGTGGACGTCGTTCTCGGCCTCGGAAAATCGATCGCGCTCGCCGTCGTCGCGTTGCTGACGATCGCGGTCCTCGGCATACGCATCGTCCCTTGGTTACTGTTTCAGATCGCACGAGTCGGAAGCCGGGAACTTTTCCTTCTAGCGGTCGTCCTGCTAGCGATCGGAACAGCAGTGGGGAGCGAATGGGCCGGCCTCTCGTTCGCTCTGGGGGCTTTTCTGGCTGGTATCGTCGTATCCGAATCCGAGTTTTCCTATCAAGTTCTCGGCGGTATTCTCCCGCTTCGTGATGTCTTCGGCGTCATGTTCTTCGCCGCACTCGGCCTTCTCGCGGACCCGATTGCTCTCCTCCGGTCCTGGCCGATTGCGCTCGCCATCTTGATCGTCGTAACCGTGATCAAAGGGTTCCTTGCCGCAGGTGTAGTCGCGTTCTTGGGTTACTCACCGAGCGTCGCTATTCGCTCGGGAGCCTTTCTCGCGCAGATCGGCGAATTCTCGTTCGTGCTCGGTCTACTCGGGTTGCAGGTGGGTATTCTCGACCACACTCTCTACAATGCGATGATCGGTGCTGCGATCGCCTCGCTCCTGCTCAATACCTTTCTCTTGACGCTGACGGAGCGGGCCCGTTGGCTGCTCGAGCCGCCGCTCCGCTTGGTCGGTCGCCCGGCAGCGCTCCACGAGATCGATTCCGGTGCTTCCTCGAGTTCGCCCCTGCGCGGTCATGTCGTGATCGCTGGTTACGGTCGCTCTGGCCGCGAAGTGGGGCGAGTCCTGCAACGCCGGCGCTTTCGTTTCGTCGTGATCGATCGCGATCCCGTCCTGGTGCGCGACTTGCGGCGCCTGGGGATCCAGGCGATCTATGGTGACGTCGCGAACGAGCAGGTCCTCCTGGCGGCGCACATCACGACCGCGCGCGTCTTCGTCGTCGCTGTCCCCGATGCCTTTGCCGCCGAAGCTGCGGTGCGCCTGGCCCGGACACTCAACCCCACCCTGGACATCATCGCGCGGGCCGACCGGCGAGCCTTCGTCGCGCGCTTGGTCGAGGCTGGGGCCACCGAAGTGGTGCACCCTAGTTTCGAAGCTGGCCTGGAAATGGTTCGTCACACCTTACACCGCTTCGGGATGAGCATGCAAGAGATCCAGGCCATCGTGGCAGCGCGCCGGATCGACTATTACGAGGAACAGGGGCATCTGACCGAGTGA
- a CDS encoding bifunctional 5,10-methylenetetrahydrofolate dehydrogenase/5,10-methenyltetrahydrofolate cyclohydrolase, whose amino-acid sequence MAAHILSGRPVVESLHARIQQVLARRAPHQGPPTLTVLLPNDPSAQAYARAIRKQFTTLSLNYRTEEIDDTLDESRFAILLKRLAEDESVTGILALQPLPKGVSRRSLARLMPPTKDVDGVSFEQQGRLAIGSPWIAPSTPLGGLILLQHYGIEVAGRHAVVIGRSPVVGRPLALLLLARDATVTICHRRTPDLAKLTRQADLLFVAAGQPHLVKPDMVAPGAVVIDFGVSVRDGRLIGDVDPAVAEVASALTPVPGGTGPVTTAVLALNLLRLAGLLEENDLFPGAP is encoded by the coding sequence ATGGCTGCCCACATACTATCGGGGAGACCAGTCGTCGAGTCGCTGCACGCCCGTATCCAGCAAGTGCTTGCACGGCGAGCCCCACATCAGGGACCACCCACCCTCACCGTGCTGCTCCCCAACGATCCTTCCGCCCAAGCCTACGCTCGCGCGATCCGCAAGCAATTCACCACACTGAGCTTGAATTATCGGACCGAAGAGATTGACGATACACTGGATGAATCTCGATTCGCGATTCTCCTCAAGCGACTCGCCGAGGACGAATCCGTCACCGGCATCCTGGCGTTGCAGCCGCTCCCCAAAGGCGTCTCGCGCCGATCGCTCGCACGACTGATGCCGCCCACCAAGGACGTCGACGGCGTCTCGTTCGAACAGCAAGGGCGTTTAGCGATCGGCAGTCCTTGGATCGCGCCGAGCACCCCTCTCGGAGGACTTATCCTCCTCCAGCACTACGGCATCGAAGTGGCGGGTCGGCATGCTGTCGTCATCGGTCGCAGCCCCGTCGTCGGTCGCCCGCTTGCCCTCTTGCTTCTGGCCCGCGACGCCACTGTGACCATTTGCCATCGCCGTACGCCTGATCTCGCCAAGCTCACGCGACAGGCCGATCTCCTGTTCGTCGCTGCCGGCCAACCCCATCTCGTCAAGCCGGACATGGTCGCTCCAGGAGCCGTGGTTATCGATTTCGGGGTCTCGGTGCGCGACGGCCGTCTCATCGGTGATGTCGATCCAGCCGTCGCCGAAGTGGCCAGCGCTCTTACCCCCGTTCCTGGCGGCACGGGTCCAGTCACCACTGCCGTACTGGCCCTCAACCTTCTTCGATTAGCGGGACTTCTCGAGGAAAACGATCTCTTCCCAGGCGCTCCTTGA
- a CDS encoding cyclic-di-AMP receptor, which yields MKLVIAVVQNEDADSIVESLLERQFRATRLASTGGFLRRGNTTLLIGVEDHDVETVLDVIRTRARTRIRQDSAHGAVESAAATVFVIPLEDYQRL from the coding sequence ATGAAGCTGGTGATCGCAGTGGTGCAGAACGAAGATGCCGACAGCATCGTCGAGTCTCTGCTCGAGCGCCAGTTTCGGGCTACCCGCCTCGCCAGTACTGGTGGCTTCTTGCGTCGTGGCAATACGACACTCCTGATCGGTGTCGAAGATCACGACGTAGAAACTGTCTTGGATGTCATTCGGACGAGAGCTCGCACTCGAATTCGTCAGGACAGCGCTCACGGCGCGGTCGAGAGTGCTGCGGCGACTGTTTTCGTGATCCCCCTCGAAGATTACCAGCGCCTCTGA
- a CDS encoding helix-turn-helix domain-containing protein: MEREPVTFFGQLLRRYRESARLSQSRLAQRAGFDHSYVSRLESGRRAPTREAILRLAEALELGPADRDSLLAAAGFLPEQTEYLFGSEPVLGEVVELLQRTDVPEQIREDLRQLLALVVRQVKRALIGIGSIGESEDEVPGSTGWSPRWPGQAASQGAV, encoded by the coding sequence ATGGAGAGAGAGCCGGTGACGTTCTTCGGCCAACTCTTGCGCCGCTATCGGGAGTCAGCCAGGCTCTCGCAGAGTCGTCTTGCGCAGCGAGCCGGCTTCGATCACAGTTACGTGTCGCGACTGGAGAGTGGGCGTCGAGCACCGACTCGGGAGGCGATTCTGCGTTTGGCGGAGGCGCTCGAACTCGGGCCGGCCGACCGTGACAGCTTGCTGGCTGCTGCTGGTTTCTTACCCGAACAGACCGAATACCTGTTCGGTAGCGAGCCGGTGCTCGGGGAAGTCGTCGAGCTTCTCCAGCGCACGGACGTTCCAGAGCAGATTCGCGAAGACCTCCGCCAGTTGCTCGCGCTGGTGGTCCGGCAGGTAAAGCGGGCACTCATTGGAATCGGTTCCATCGGCGAGAGCGAAGACGAGGTTCCGGGTAGTACGGGTTGGTCCCCGCGCTGGCCGGGTCAGGCTGCTTCGCAAGGAGCAGTGTGA
- the alaS gene encoding alanine--tRNA ligase, translating to MQSSEIRRAFIEFFAERGHVQVPSSSLIPSDPTVLLTTAGMQQMVPYFLGLERPPHTRLTSIQKCFRTVDIDEVGDESHLTFFEMLGNFSIGDYFKAEAISWAWEFLTKWLGVPAERWYPTVHPDDEFSYQYWRDQIGVPTERIFKLEDNWWGPVGATGPNGPDSEIHYDRGMEYGCGRTECGPGCDCGRFLETWNLVFMEFYKEADGTQRPLPRKNIDTGMGLERISLIMQGVGSVFETDLFYPILSEAATIAGVRYKEQARVDRSLRVIADHARGVTFLVGDGVFPSNEGRGYVLRRVLRRAVRHGKLLGIERPFLNQLVDVVIELFSSYYPNLNEQRERIHRVIRHEEEHFQRTLSAGLSRFEALLDQLQRSGEQVLPGDEAFRLYDTYGFPLELTEELARESGFTVDRAGFERALERQRELSRASVGRFADTQRQRAELYAQFSERPTEFVGYDRLETTATIVGILGLSDLRQEAEAGEEIELILDRTPFYGEAGGQVGDTGEIVAETGIVTVEDTQRPTPELIVHRGRVREGSIRVGQSVRAIVDAERRAAIRRNHTATHLLHAALRRVLGEHAVQAGSLVAPDRLRFDFSHHESVSPEQLRRIEEMVNEQIVRDLRVEVRYLPLRDALAEGAIALFGEKYGDTVRVVSIDGFSKELCGGTHVSHTGEIGAFLITDETSVASGIRRIEAVTGLAAARLARTLIDVSEEAARRLHVVPEQLPEAIERLQQQVRDQQREIERLAADLAAARLAPLVERAARIDGFRVVSARIEVPSLDVLRRVGDRLRDAIGSGVVILGTAIENRPMILAMATPDAVQRGVHAGQVVQAVTPLLGGRGGGRPDIAQGGGADVSRLDEALAAARGEVERQLRNSTS from the coding sequence ATGCAGAGCAGCGAGATCCGTCGAGCATTCATCGAATTTTTTGCCGAGCGTGGCCATGTCCAGGTACCGAGTTCGTCGTTGATTCCGTCGGATCCTACCGTCTTGTTGACGACAGCTGGTATGCAACAGATGGTGCCCTATTTCCTGGGTTTGGAGCGACCGCCGCACACGCGACTGACGTCGATCCAGAAGTGTTTCCGTACTGTCGATATCGATGAGGTGGGAGACGAAAGCCATCTGACTTTCTTCGAGATGCTGGGAAACTTCTCGATCGGCGACTACTTCAAAGCAGAAGCGATCAGCTGGGCGTGGGAGTTCCTCACCAAGTGGCTCGGCGTTCCAGCCGAACGCTGGTATCCGACGGTGCATCCGGATGACGAGTTCTCTTACCAGTATTGGCGAGACCAGATCGGTGTTCCGACTGAGCGGATCTTCAAGCTAGAAGACAATTGGTGGGGACCGGTGGGAGCGACGGGACCCAACGGACCGGATTCCGAGATCCATTACGACCGGGGTATGGAGTATGGCTGTGGGCGTACGGAGTGCGGACCAGGGTGCGACTGTGGGCGTTTTCTGGAGACCTGGAATCTCGTCTTCATGGAGTTCTATAAGGAAGCTGATGGCACGCAGCGCCCCCTTCCGCGCAAGAACATCGACACCGGTATGGGACTGGAACGGATCTCATTGATCATGCAGGGGGTAGGATCGGTTTTCGAGACCGATCTCTTTTACCCGATCCTGAGTGAAGCAGCGACGATTGCTGGTGTTCGTTACAAAGAACAGGCGCGTGTCGACCGCTCGCTCCGCGTGATCGCCGATCATGCACGTGGCGTCACGTTCCTGGTCGGAGATGGGGTATTCCCCAGCAACGAAGGGCGCGGGTATGTGCTGCGGCGAGTGCTGCGGCGTGCGGTTCGGCATGGGAAGCTCCTGGGGATCGAACGACCGTTCCTCAACCAACTGGTCGATGTCGTCATCGAACTCTTTTCTTCCTACTATCCGAACTTGAACGAGCAGCGAGAGCGGATACACCGTGTCATTCGTCACGAGGAGGAGCACTTCCAGCGCACGCTCTCGGCTGGTCTCTCGCGTTTCGAAGCGCTTTTGGATCAGCTGCAACGGAGCGGTGAGCAGGTGCTACCTGGTGACGAGGCCTTCCGTCTTTACGATACCTATGGTTTCCCATTGGAATTGACCGAGGAATTGGCTCGCGAATCCGGCTTTACTGTCGATCGGGCCGGGTTCGAGCGAGCCTTGGAACGGCAACGAGAGCTCAGTCGGGCCAGTGTGGGGCGCTTCGCCGATACGCAGCGGCAACGAGCCGAGCTGTATGCCCAATTCTCGGAGCGACCGACAGAGTTCGTCGGCTATGACCGCCTGGAAACGACGGCAACCATCGTCGGCATTCTCGGTTTGAGCGATCTGCGACAGGAAGCCGAGGCGGGGGAGGAGATCGAGCTGATTCTCGATCGAACACCCTTCTACGGTGAAGCAGGTGGCCAGGTCGGTGATACGGGAGAAATCGTTGCCGAAACGGGAATCGTTACGGTGGAGGATACGCAACGACCGACTCCCGAATTGATCGTGCATCGAGGTCGTGTGCGGGAAGGCTCTATCCGGGTCGGCCAGTCGGTGCGGGCGATCGTGGATGCGGAGCGACGAGCCGCTATCCGCCGCAACCACACGGCGACGCACCTGTTGCACGCGGCGCTGCGTCGTGTACTCGGCGAGCATGCGGTCCAGGCTGGTTCATTGGTCGCGCCCGATCGCTTGCGCTTCGACTTTTCTCACCATGAATCGGTCAGCCCTGAGCAGTTGCGCCGGATCGAGGAGATGGTGAACGAGCAGATCGTGCGCGATCTTCGGGTCGAGGTGCGTTACCTCCCACTACGAGACGCCTTGGCGGAGGGAGCAATCGCCCTTTTCGGCGAGAAGTACGGTGATACCGTTCGCGTCGTCTCGATCGACGGATTCAGCAAGGAGCTGTGTGGCGGGACACATGTTTCGCACACTGGCGAGATCGGCGCATTCCTGATTACCGACGAGACGAGTGTGGCCAGTGGCATCCGTCGAATCGAAGCGGTGACGGGCCTTGCGGCAGCGCGACTCGCCCGTACGCTGATCGATGTCTCGGAAGAGGCAGCCCGGCGCCTCCATGTGGTTCCAGAACAGCTTCCGGAGGCCATCGAGCGGCTGCAGCAGCAAGTCCGCGATCAGCAACGCGAAATCGAGCGGCTCGCTGCTGACTTGGCTGCAGCGCGATTGGCCCCACTCGTGGAGCGAGCGGCTCGGATCGACGGCTTCCGTGTCGTCAGCGCGCGGATAGAAGTTCCCTCGCTCGACGTGTTGCGACGAGTCGGCGATCGCTTGCGCGATGCGATCGGTTCCGGTGTCGTCATCCTGGGCACGGCGATCGAGAACCGCCCGATGATACTCGCGATGGCGACCCCGGATGCGGTGCAGCGGGGGGTGCATGCGGGACAGGTCGTCCAGGCAGTGACTCCGTTGCTGGGAGGCCGCGGTGGCGGTCGGCCGGATATCGCTCAAGGGGGCGGTGCCGATGTGTCTCGGCTCGACGAGGCCTTGGCGGCGGCCCGGGGTGAGGTCGAGCGACAGCTTCGGAACAGCACGAGCTGA
- the ruvX gene encoding Holliday junction resolvase RuvX encodes MGLDVGGRRVGVAISDEMGMIASPLATIDLDRDGLERLVELISRYDPVLIVVGLPVTMRGREGSQAVETKAFAARLAERIDRPIVFWDERLTSSAAERLLTDAGVGRKRRRELVDAVAAALLLQSYLDAQRSQRGRHGTQKRDRSLDSSGTA; translated from the coding sequence ATGGGGCTGGACGTCGGGGGGCGGCGGGTCGGCGTGGCGATCAGCGACGAAATGGGGATGATCGCCAGTCCATTGGCGACCATCGATCTGGATCGCGATGGCCTCGAGCGGCTGGTGGAGTTGATCAGTCGATACGACCCGGTGCTGATCGTCGTCGGGTTACCGGTGACGATGCGAGGTCGTGAGGGTAGTCAGGCAGTCGAGACGAAGGCGTTCGCCGCTCGGTTAGCGGAGCGAATCGACCGACCCATCGTCTTTTGGGACGAGCGATTGACCAGTTCGGCAGCGGAGCGCCTGTTGACTGACGCGGGTGTCGGTCGGAAACGTCGCCGGGAACTCGTGGACGCCGTAGCCGCCGCCCTCCTTCTCCAGAGTTATTTGGACGCTCAGCGAAGCCAGCGTGGTCGGCACGGTACACAGAAGCGGGACCGATCGCTTGACTCCTCGGGAACCGCTTGA
- a CDS encoding cyclodeaminase/cyclohydrolase family protein yields the protein MVLDREGSIADWTVTQLVERMRRPRYRCGGGVAACLSIAQAAALTDLVRRAAKQQLPREVADTLAEDLERIAASALAQAERDRVALDELLSALRMDQRSPSATVAAERASTVPLETADLGLALSALIRSVLPHTPSFAASDLEAARALCRAGIEAALAMARANLPLLSPERAEVLQREILQRRALLSEHAQA from the coding sequence GTGGTATTGGATCGAGAGGGGTCGATCGCCGACTGGACCGTCACCCAGTTAGTGGAACGCATGCGTCGCCCACGCTATCGTTGCGGGGGTGGGGTTGCCGCATGCTTGTCCATCGCTCAAGCAGCTGCTCTTACCGATCTTGTCCGCCGTGCCGCCAAGCAACAGCTGCCCCGCGAAGTGGCAGATACGCTCGCTGAGGATCTCGAACGCATCGCCGCGAGCGCACTCGCGCAAGCCGAGCGTGACCGAGTAGCGCTCGACGAGTTGCTAAGTGCGCTTCGTATGGATCAGCGCTCGCCATCGGCTACTGTCGCTGCGGAGCGAGCGAGCACGGTCCCGCTCGAGACTGCCGATTTGGGGCTCGCACTCTCAGCGCTCATCCGATCGGTCCTGCCGCACACCCCATCCTTCGCTGCATCCGATCTGGAAGCAGCACGAGCCCTCTGCCGAGCGGGCATCGAGGCAGCACTCGCGATGGCGCGCGCCAACCTGCCACTTCTCTCTCCGGAACGCGCGGAAGTACTCCAGCGCGAAATCCTCCAGCGCCGAGCGCTCCTCTCGGAGCACGCTCAGGCCTGA